AGACAGTGTGCCCACATAGCTGACGCCGCAGTTGTTTTGCTGCAAACCGGTATACAGGTTATTGCGATATCCGCCGTTCACGCCAAGCGTGATGGAATCACCCAGTGGCATGATGTTGCTGCAGCTTTGAAGCTGAATACCGCTTGATGCAGTCGTGGAACCGGAAGTGGTAGTGGATGTGGTTGTTGTCGACGTATTCCGGTTAACCAGCGTGACATTATCGATATAGAAAGTCAGGTTCGACGTGGTGTTATTCTGAAATAAAATCTTTCGGAATGAGACGCCTTTGGGGTTCATGACCGAGAGTGGGATTTCGACGTGATACCAAACCCCCGGCGCAAAAGACGGCACGTAATTCGATATTTTCGCGGCCGTACCCCAGCCGAGATCCAGGCTCGCCACCAGCGAATTCATGGCGGCGCCCACCACCGGACCCGCGGACACATCGAAACTCAGATGGGTATAAAGATTGGCGGGTTGATCAACCCACTTCCAATTGGCGTCGCGGCTGTCAAAGCTGATCCCGCCCCAGGTGGTGGTGTCCACTTTGACGGCGCTGAATCCGGACTTTACAAGTTGATTCTGGAGCGTCGAGGTCGAGCTCCAGCCGGAAAGCTGCCAGAGAGACGTCATGGCATCGTTAAAAATTTCCGTCGATCCAGCGGTTGGCAACGGCGTTGCGGGTGCGGGTTGCGGTGCCGTCGTAGTCGTAGTCGTCGTTGGCGGCGGCACCGTGGTCGTGGTCGTTGGTGCGCCCCACAACTTCTTCACCAACGCCAGCTTGTCCTGACGCACGTTCAAACTGTCGTCGAGGATGCCACCGGTATCGCCGCTGTTGGGGGTATAGCACCAGTAGAAACTGTTGCGCACGCCTTTGCTCAGAAGATAATCCACCAGGGCGTTCTGCCAGGTGATGTCCTGCTGGCCGCCGCTGCCCTGCCCGTACTTGCCGCCCCATTCACCGATCACCACGGGATGCGTCTGGAAGAACTGGCCAAACAGGGCATCCCAGTGCGCCGGCAGATTGGCCGGGAACGTGGGGTCACTGAACGAGGACTTCACGTACACGTCCGGACCATAGGTGTGCGGCGTCAGCACCAGCTTGTTGAGCGGGATGTTGAGTGGCTGATAGGCCTGGGGCTGAAAGTCTTCGCCCCAGTTCATGGGAATGTTGGAGTTCTCAACGCTGTCGTAGTTGCCGTTGATGCCCTGAACGAAAATCAGCAGGTTGGGGTTGGCCGCCAGCACCGCCGCCGAGGCGGATTCCGCCGCGGCCTTCCAGAAGTAGATCGGATTAGTGACGTTGGCGTCGCCCGCGCTCCAGCGCACGATGCCGTTGGGCTCGTTATAGATATCGATGCCGAGGAAGTGGGTCAGATTGGCATAGCGTTTGGCGACAAACACGAGGTCGCGTATCCAGTTTTCCTTGGTGTAGGCCTGGTTGTTATAGATAAGGCTGAAATCGGCCGGGTTGGACACGAACCACGTCGGGTACTGTCGTTGCTTCGACACGCTGTGGAAATCGAGCAGGATGTACATGCCCTGGCGATCGGCCTCGGCCATCCACAGGTCGATGACATCCAGCGAGGTCTTGCCGATCAGGTCCGGATTGAGCTTGGCGTCAATGTAGCTCAGCTGATTGACGGGGGTTTTGTTGTAAAGCGTATCGGGCACATACGGCACGCGGATGGCGTTGAAGCCTAGGCTCTTGATCTGGGCGATTTGCTCTTTCCAGCCCATGGCCCACAGGTACTGGGGCTGCAGGATGGTGGCGTTGAAGCCATAATGGCTGATGCCGCGGATCTGGATTTCCTGGCCCTGGGCATCGTATATCTTGCCGGCCTGGGCGAAGTAGCCGGCGGCTATTGCGTTCGTGGCAGCTGCTATAGTAAAAAGCACCGCTAACGAGAACGCCCGAAACGTCCGATAAAAAAGACCCCTTTTCATCACTTAAACCTCTCCCTGAGCACTGGTTGCCTCGATACATCGCAGTTCCATTGCCTGTATTCGCACCCCTGAGGGCAACTACACCGGCGCCGGCGTTCGCTTCGTACATATTAATAAGCACTTGTCTGTACGGTAGCCCACGTAGGCACCAAACATACACATAAGTTCGTTATCTATGGACTAACGTGCGCCGGAAGGAGCGTTAGGTCTGACGAGCGGGTATACGATCATTCTGGTAGGTTTTTCTCAGCATTCGTCGCGCGCGACGACCGGGAAATCCGTCGCACACAAAAAGGGCCCGGCATATCGCACGGGCCC
The DNA window shown above is from Sulfuricaulis limicola and carries:
- a CDS encoding cellulase family glycosylhydrolase; this translates as MKRGLFYRTFRAFSLAVLFTIAAATNAIAAGYFAQAGKIYDAQGQEIQIRGISHYGFNATILQPQYLWAMGWKEQIAQIKSLGFNAIRVPYVPDTLYNKTPVNQLSYIDAKLNPDLIGKTSLDVIDLWMAEADRQGMYILLDFHSVSKQRQYPTWFVSNPADFSLIYNNQAYTKENWIRDLVFVAKRYANLTHFLGIDIYNEPNGIVRWSAGDANVTNPIYFWKAAAESASAAVLAANPNLLIFVQGINGNYDSVENSNIPMNWGEDFQPQAYQPLNIPLNKLVLTPHTYGPDVYVKSSFSDPTFPANLPAHWDALFGQFFQTHPVVIGEWGGKYGQGSGGQQDITWQNALVDYLLSKGVRNSFYWCYTPNSGDTGGILDDSLNVRQDKLALVKKLWGAPTTTTTVPPPTTTTTTTAPQPAPATPLPTAGSTEIFNDAMTSLWQLSGWSSTSTLQNQLVKSGFSAVKVDTTTWGGISFDSRDANWKWVDQPANLYTHLSFDVSAGPVVGAAMNSLVASLDLGWGTAAKISNYVPSFAPGVWYHVEIPLSVMNPKGVSFRKILFQNNTTSNLTFYIDNVTLVNRNTSTTTTSTTTSGSTTASSGIQLQSCSNIMPLGDSITLGVNGGYRNNLYTGLQQNNCGVSYVGTLSDQWTRVADKDHEGHSGITIDGIASSVTTWTASAQPNVILLMVGTNDIAWWTDKNADQIGARHNALIDQLRTARPNAWIFVASIPPQASLIIQPNNIDRAVLTQQFNAVIRRNVDARAAAGQRVRFVDANSVLTTADLYDGIHPTEAAHAKIAQKFLDGIRAALGSASTTSTVTSATPTATSTTGTTAYPQQGIMNFSPSSGPVGTVVTLNGSGFTGSNLAWVGAAHNATVRVISDTQAQVTIPAGATTGAIGIFNPSHVAFTATSFAVTTGTTAYPQQGIMNFSPSSGPVGTVVTLNGSGFTGSNLAWVGAAHNATVRVISDTQAQVTIPAGATTGAIGIFNPAYVAFTASSFTVQ